A genomic region of Anopheles coustani chromosome 3, idAnoCousDA_361_x.2, whole genome shotgun sequence contains the following coding sequences:
- the LOC131259583 gene encoding uncharacterized protein LOC131259583, whose translation MEAPGQPSKICFLRWVEWMDMTNGINLFERSRYGSVFTGVFWVLQTMQLLIAYNFFIVCTVTSSLEEFSIQFNQFGGILLTFSRLICIQYNRKNLQKTAAFVNASKFHHLNERADVIYTKTLHVAKRLLSTLLAIQLVTIAFWFLQNEYQARQTDVLLPMVSYLPFDPTHWSAGAKFAFRVSFYVANTQLMMVFFGSYIITSCYLLTMTIELRILNGSYATAPTNPDQLVSFFRERVVYKQELLEHIGIIKRQMNFSTLFELVFIVCLLTINALRICMTSSNLSEVALSTSMILIYVLELFQYCWQVDEIELLHELQAFAIYSTPWYHGAQKTKALLLITIRMSQMPLRFVCGGMYRLSTELFASVIQFIYSLVTMLLQFK comes from the exons atggaggcgcctggtcagCCGTCGAAAATCTGTTTCCTCCGTTGGGTCGAGTGGATGGACATGACCAACGGGATCAACCTATTCGAGCGCTCACGCTACGGGAGCGTCTTCACCGGAGTTTTCTGGGTGTTGCAGACGATGCAGCTGCTTATCGCATACAATTTTTTCATCGTTTGTACGGTGACGAGCTCGCTGGAGGAATTTTCCATTCAGTTCAATCAGTTCGGAGGAATCTTGCTGACATTCTCAcgcctcatttgcatc CAATATAACCGTAAAAACCTTCAGAAGACAGCCGCGTTTGTAAACGCCTCAAAGTTTCACCACCTAAACGAAAGGGCGGACGTAATCTACACGAAAACCCTCCACGTCGCCAAACGCCTGTTGTCGACGCTGTTGGCTATTCAGTTGGTGACCATAGCGTTCTGGTTTCTGCAGAACGAATACCAGGCACGCCAGACGGATGTTCTGCTCCCCATGGTGTCCTACCTTCCGTTTGATCCCACCCACTGGTCGGCGGGGGCCAAGTTCGCGTTCCGGGTGAGTTTCTACGTCGCCAACACCCAGCTCATGATGGTCTTCTTCGGCAGCTACATCATCACCAGCTGCTACCTGCTGACGATGACCATCGAGCTGCGTATCCTAAACGGCTCGTACGCGACTGCTCCGACTAACCCGGACCAGTTGGTTTCCTTCTTCCGGGAACGGGTCGTCTACAAGCAGGAGCTGCTGGAGCACATCGGCATCATCAAGCGCCAGATGAACTTTAGCACGCTCTTCGAACTGGTGTTCATCGTGTGCCTGCTGACGATCAACGCGCTGCGGATCTGCATGACGTCCAGCAATCTCAGTGAGGTGGCCCTGTCTACTAGCATGATCCTGATCTACGTGCTTGAGCTGTTCCAGTACTGCTGGCAGGTGGACGAGATCGAACTGTTGCACGAGCTCCAGGCGTTCGCCATTTACTCAACGCCTTGGTACCATGGCGCTCAAAAGACGAAGGCTCTACTCCTGATCACGATCAGGATGTCTCAAATGCCCTTGCGCTTTGTGTGCGGTGGAATGTACCGTTTGTCAACCGAGCTGTTCGCAAGCGTGATACAGTTTATCTACTCGCTAGTTACgatgttgttgcaatttaAATGA